ACAACACAGAAAAATCGGTTTTAATGCCTTTGGAACTTTCTGATAAATTAAAAAGTTTGGTTCCAGAATCCACGGCTATTGATTCTATTGAAAGTAGTTCTAAGGTTGATAACACGCTGCAAAAAGAAATACACATCAAGCTTGTTGAACGTGGCGTAGAGGCTATAAAGAACAATCAGTTTAAAAAAGTAGTGCTATCTCGAACGGAATCTGTTTCGCTTTCAGAAAACAATCCTATTACTATTTTTAATAATTTATTACAAAACTATGCTTCGGCATTTGTGTATTGTTGGTATCATCCAAAAGTTGGTTTGTGGTTAGGCGCAACACCCGAAACTTTAGTTAAAATTGAAGGACAACGTTTTTCAATTATGGCTTTGGCAGGTACGCAAAACTATAAAGGGAGTTTAGATGTTACTTGGCAAGCTAAAGAATTACAAGAGCAACAATATGTCACCGATTTTATTTTAGATAGTATAGCGACTACAATTGACAATATCAATATATCGAAAATAGAAACGGTAAAGGCTGGTAATTTACTGCATCTAAAAACAAGAATTTGGGGCGTTTTAAAACCTAATGGCATTAGCTTAAAAGATTTACTATACAGTTTACACCCAACGCCAGCCGTATGTGGTTTACCTAAAGAGGTTGCAAAACAGTTTATTTTAGAAGAAGAACATTATAACCGCGAGTTTTACACGGGTTTTTTAGGTGAATTAAATTTAGAAATTACTTCGGCACCACGCTCCGGAAAAAGAAATATTGAAAATAGAGCATACGCTACAACAAAAAAAAGCACGCAACTATACGTAAACTTGCGTTGTATGCAGCTTAAGGAAAACAAAGCCATTGTTTATGTTGGTGGAGGTATTACCGAAAGTTCTAACCCCGAAAACGAATGGGAGGAAACGGTATCAAAATCTTTGGTGATTAAAAAGGTGCTATAAGCGGTTAACTTATTGCAGTAATTCTTATTTTTGGACATATTTAAAATGTTATGATGTATCCAAAAATTCCGCTTGCGCAAACCGTTATTCAGTTGTGTAAAGCGAAAGGAATTAAACATATTATATTATCTCCAGGTAGCAGAAATGCTCCGTTAACTATTGGTTTTACTCACGACCCATTTTTTGAGAGTTACAGTATTGTTGATGAGCGTTGTGCAGCCTTTTTTGCATTAGGTATTGCTCAAAAAACACAAGAGCCAACCGCTGTAGTTTGTACATCGGGTAGTGCGTTGCTTAATTATTATCCTGCAGTTTCAGAGGCTTTTTATAGTAATATTCCGTTGGTTGTGTTATCGGCCGATAGACCAAAACATTTAATTGGTATTGGTGACGGACAGACTATTAACCAGAAAAATGTATTCGAAAATCATATTTTATATTCAGCTAATTTAAAGCTCGATTTAAAAGATGAAAAGAATGTGCCTAACCATGAGGAGTTGCCGATTTTTAAAAATTTAGAAGATAAATTTGAACGTTTATTAGGTTTGCAAAAAGGCATTCAAACGTTTAACGAAGAAGAGATTAATACGGCTATAAATATTTCAAAATTAAAAAAAGGACCTGTTCATATTAATATTCCTTTTGATGAGCCACTTTACACCATGGTTGAAGCATTGAGTGTTTCTCCAAAAGTTATTGAAATTCCTTTTAAAGAAACAGAAATTGAAGAGCATATTTTAAAATCGTGTTTTGAAGATTGGAATTCGGCATCAAAAAAAATGATTTTGGTTGGAGTAAATCAACCGAATAGTATTGAGCAAAAATGGTTGGATGAATTATCGGAAGATGATAGTGTGATTGTTTTAACCGAAAGCACTTCTAATTTACATCATCCTCATTTTTTCAATAGTATCGATCAATTAATTGCGCCTTTATCAGAAGAGGAGCAAAAGCAACTTCAACCCGATATATTAATCACTTTTGGAGGCCTAATTGTATCGAAAAAGATTAAACAATTCCTACGAAAGTATAAACCAAAACAACATTGGCATATTGATGAAAAGGATGCGAATGATACGTTTTTCTGTTTAAACAATCATATTAAGGCAGCTCCAAATCAGTTTTTCTCGGAGTTTTTACCGAAAGTAACACATTACGTAAAGAGTCATTATAGTGCGGTATGGAGTGCGGTAAGGCAAGACCGATTGGTAAAGCATAAGCAGTATTTAAAAACGCTTCCTTTTTCGGATTTTACAGTGTTTAATAAGGTTTTAAAATCGATTCCAGAACAAAGTATTTTGCAAGTGGGTAACAGTTCCGCTATTCGTTACACGCAATTATTCAATTTAAATAAAACCCTAGAGGTGTTCTGT
The window above is part of the Algibacter sp. L3A6 genome. Proteins encoded here:
- a CDS encoding chorismate-binding protein, encoding MTFNEFLERIDTQYNAQLPFVIYRKPNESAVNGLLQETNDLVYTEDFTEKGFVFSPFDNTEKSVLMPLELSDKLKSLVPESTAIDSIESSSKVDNTLQKEIHIKLVERGVEAIKNNQFKKVVLSRTESVSLSENNPITIFNNLLQNYASAFVYCWYHPKVGLWLGATPETLVKIEGQRFSIMALAGTQNYKGSLDVTWQAKELQEQQYVTDFILDSIATTIDNINISKIETVKAGNLLHLKTRIWGVLKPNGISLKDLLYSLHPTPAVCGLPKEVAKQFILEEEHYNREFYTGFLGELNLEITSAPRSGKRNIENRAYATTKKSTQLYVNLRCMQLKENKAIVYVGGGITESSNPENEWEETVSKSLVIKKVL
- the menD gene encoding 2-succinyl-5-enolpyruvyl-6-hydroxy-3-cyclohexene-1-carboxylic-acid synthase, whose translation is MMYPKIPLAQTVIQLCKAKGIKHIILSPGSRNAPLTIGFTHDPFFESYSIVDERCAAFFALGIAQKTQEPTAVVCTSGSALLNYYPAVSEAFYSNIPLVVLSADRPKHLIGIGDGQTINQKNVFENHILYSANLKLDLKDEKNVPNHEELPIFKNLEDKFERLLGLQKGIQTFNEEEINTAINISKLKKGPVHINIPFDEPLYTMVEALSVSPKVIEIPFKETEIEEHILKSCFEDWNSASKKMILVGVNQPNSIEQKWLDELSEDDSVIVLTESTSNLHHPHFFNSIDQLIAPLSEEEQKQLQPDILITFGGLIVSKKIKQFLRKYKPKQHWHIDEKDANDTFFCLNNHIKAAPNQFFSEFLPKVTHYVKSHYSAVWSAVRQDRLVKHKQYLKTLPFSDFTVFNKVLKSIPEQSILQVGNSSAIRYTQLFNLNKTLEVFCNRGTSGIDGSTSTAIGSAVANEKQAIFITGDLSFLYDSNALWNNYIPKNFRIIIVNNQGGGIFRILPGHKNTENFDTYFETKHNLTAEHLAKMYGLDYVKASDKVELKGVLATFYDAGEQPKILEVFTPKAVNDEILLNYFKNLK